ACCGGAAGTGCGGCTTTCCCTGGCTGTGGGCGGCCAGCGCCTTCAAGGGGGCCACAGGCGCCCACCAGGCCCTGACCCCCGTCGACCACCACCTCCGGAATCACCTGCGGTGGCTGCAGGTGGCCCGCAGCGGGCCAGCGGACGCCCTCCAGGGCATCATCCTCACGGGCTGGCAGAGGTGGGGCCCGTCCCCGCGGCGGCAGTGGGGGGTCTTGGGGCGTGCCAGGCACAGAGGGAGGAGCAGTCTCCGGGGAGGGGCTCCCTGTGCACCCTGGGGCAGGCGGGGGCTCTGGCACTTGGCCCTGGGGTCCTGAGGAGAGCCTGTGCGGCGGCAGGACGGGCCTtcgccaggggctgggggtgcagggacAAGCCCTGTACGTGAAGGCCCTGCCGCCCTCACCTGGGGTCACTCACAGCATCCCCCACCTCCAGCTCTACTTAtgactggggaaactgaggcccgggcAGTGGGCTCCCTCTGGCAGGGGTGCCCTGCCCACAGGGAGAACTCCAGAGACCCTCCACCCTGGGGTGCGACCTGACCCCCCAGCCCATGCTCAGGGATGGACGCTGGACAAGCTGCCCATGCAGCCCTGCACGCCTTCCCCTGCCCCGGCTGGACcctgctgccctgccctgcccccctgCTGTGCTGTCCACTAGAGACACCCGCAGGTGGCTGCACCTGCAGACACCACCCGCAGACGTCACCCGCAGACGTCGTCACCTGCAGGCGGCGTCTCCAGAACACTGGTGTCCAGGGAAAGAAGGGATGCAGCAGGCAGGGTCAGGTAGcaactctttccttctctctctctctttaatttttaattttgagatactttcagacttacaggaaaggcagaaaaacacgATAAACGCCCTGCAGAGAACTCGGGCACACCCTCTCCCTGACGCCCAGATCCGCTAATTCTGACACTCCATCCTTCTGTCCGccggcatttatttattttttctatctggttgcatcattgtcttttggTGCGTCGCTTCCCCTTTCCGTCTGGGCCCCTGTGGCTCCCCGCAGGTCTGGGacgtcttttcttttttaccaggaggtcctggggatcaaacccgggtcttccatatggtaaacgggagcacAACTgttggagccacagccgcttcccagtcCATCAGTTTCCTGAACACTGGTGTGTAGGTTGCATGCGTTGTATGCACATACCGTATGCATTGTGTACACCACGTGCACCTTGTGTATGCATCACGTATATGCAGCATGTGCACATTGTGTACATGTGTATGGCACGTATGCAGCACGGGCACATTGTGTACATGTGTCCAGCACGTATGCAGCACGGGCAcattgtgtgcatgtgtacacatCACATATGCAGCATGTGCACATTGTATATGCGTCACATATGCCCCTCGTACACATTGTGCTCCCTGAGCAGCAGGAcgtttcctgagaacaaggacgTGCACTTATGGAACCACCTCGAGGGCAGCCCTTGCGTTCAGGCAGTTTAACACTGGAGAAGGCCGAGAGCCCACATCGCAGTTCCCTCTTAGGTCCCTTTGAGCCTTCTCAGCCCCTCCCAAGCACTCTCCAGGGCTCATCACCTTTCCCAGTATTGCAgtgccctcaccaccttccagttctagaactttcccatctccccaacaAAACCCGGCACCCACCATGCACTAACGccccagtcccctgcccctggTGACCTCAGTTCCTTCCTGTCTCCAGGAGCTTGCAGTTCTCCAGTATTTTTCTGTAGTtactatggggcttaaatttaacatcatgTTACTTTGATGCCAGCTTCACTAAGAAGTACACATGATGTGTTCCTTTATCCCTCTGTcctcccacctttatgtagttcttgtcacaaacaACGTATTTATATGTGTCTAAGATCCCTGATTTATCATTAcgttttatgtatttgccttttagatcccatgggaagtaaaaagtagagttacaaaccaaaagtgCAGCAGTATTGgtgtttatatttacccatgtcattacctcACTGGAGATCTTGTCTGTCGTCCTTCCCTGTcaacctgcagagctccctttagcatCACTTGCAGGGCAGGTCCAGTGGTGACgtccctcagcttctgtttatctggggaTATTTCAGTCCttccctcctttttgaaagacagttttgctggatacagagtTCTTGGCAGGCATTCTTTTGCATTCAGCTCTTTAAACCTGCCTTCCGCTGCCTTCCTGCCCCCATGGCAGCGAGAAGTCACTTGATCCTGTCGAGGCTCCCTGTACGTGACCAGGCTTCTCTCCTGCGGCTGGCACAGGCTTTGTCATTCGATATTTGGAttatgttagaaagaaagctgcacctgtaagaaaacaaaagctcacttgatggtggagaagaaaagaattttattaatcatGTTGCAAGGATGGGTGCGATCTGGATAAAATGGCCAATACACCAAACAAGAAAcaatatttataacctaaacctaacacgcaggtccctcccctgttccccattgactGGGCTTCAAGGGTTACAGCCCATCCGGCAGGTCTAAGTTACAGGGCTCCTGCCTCTCAGTCGCAGCTCCTGCACGCTCTGCACCCTGGCGGGCTGGGTGGGCTTGGTGCACTTTTCAAATGTGGTGCTGGCTTTCACtgttggccccgcccccagcactcaccattggccttCCTCactctggccccacccccagcactcaccattggccttCCTCACTctgaccccgcccccagcactcaccattggcccttctcgttTTGACACGACTTTCCAAATTCCTAGTGTGCCAAAGCCGCTAGaaccccttccctccttcctccaacgcagggccaggcagggccgctccagcttcccctttgtgaaaattaaatttaacccTTTCCCACAGATTATAATGTGCTGTGGTATGGGTCCACTTGGGTTCTTTTATGTAAATTCCATCTCTCTACCGATACTTCCCTTGTGTTCACCTGTTCACTGATTTCCATTAGAGCTTCATTCATGTTTTTTTCAGCACGTTTAGGATGACCTCTGAAGTCTCTGGTATgccccaggtctggtcctccacACAGATGATTTCTAaagctttaatcttctcctttgcctgcccatcacttcctatttctttgcatgttttgtaaccttttgttgaaacctgaatattttcatattttaatgtggcatcactggaatttagaccctGAAGTGTCTGTTCCTTCAGCTTGTGTCCAGCTCGTGTaagacagagctttccttgaaggCCAGCAGTGCACGCACACACGcacatgtgcacatacacacacacacacacacagcacaccGTTTCCTAGTCTTTCAGGCTGAGCTGTGATGCTCCCAGGGCTTGTTCACACACTGAGCTTAGAGAACCGCTCTGCCCTGAGGTCAGGCCTCCCGGCCTCCGCACAGGCCTTGTCCTGGGTCAGCACGTGGGGCTCTAGGAGGTCCCCTTACAGGTCCGAGTGCCCCCTCTTCCCTGGGAGACGGCTCCCTCCTGGGCCTGGCCCTGCCCCGAGCGTCCCGCAGCTGCAGCCCCCTGCCCCGGGCAGCACGCCTGGCCTGCGGGAGAGTGGGGAGAGCTACCTTCTCCAGGCAGGGCCCATTCCGGGGCACCACAGCTGGCTCAAGGGTCCTCTGCTCCCCCAGAGCCGGGCAGGGATCCGCCCAGGAGCGCCGGGAGCGCTGGCCAGCTCCGTGGAGAGCCCGGGAGGGGTGGCAACCGGGCGCCAGGAGAGCCCCTGCCTTGGGCTCGCCCCCCACTGCAGCCCTGCAGCCCGTGCCGGGCCTTGAGGAGTGGCTGCCCGTTCTTGGTGGGGGTTCAAAGCCTCTGGGGTCAGAGCCCCAGGATGCCCTGCTCCGCCGCCCAAATGGCGCGGGCTTCTACTTcctgtaattttttaaacttgagACAGGGCAGAACCCAGTGATCCGAGAGGGGCATTAAGGTCACAGCCCCTAAGAGGGCGCTCAGGCTGGGGGGGCTGCCCACCCGTGGGGCCCTGGGGTCAAGGCCTCCCACGCCGCGGCACCAGGGCCGAGAATCCTGTGCTCCTCCCCTCCTGAAGCGGGGCGGCCACCCCAGACAGCCGGGCTGCACACCAGCCTCCTCTGCGCGGCAGGTACGACCACTTCGCGGTGCTCTGCGAGCTGCTCCCAGTGGGCCTCCCGTCCCTGGCCGTCTGTCTGCAGTCGCTCGTGCACGGTACGTCCCAGGAGGCCAAGGGGCACCAGGCTGCGCGTTAGGGGTCACAGTCAAGCCCACAGGATCCGCGTCCCGGATGGGGTGGGGAAGGCGCAGGCAGCTCCCACCTGTGGAAGCCCTTTCCCCAGACCCGCCCAGGCCACGTGGGAGCGTGGGTGGGACCCGGCCACAGGCACAGCCGCTGCAGCATCCAAGGGAGGGCTCGGGAAACGGCCACAGCCATGTCACAGTGAGGCCACGCGGGAAGGAAAGGCACCATGCGGTGTCCACGCAAAGGCACCACGACGGCTGAGGAGCGCAGGTGCCGGGGTCAGCAGCGCGCCCTGGAGTGCAAGAGCGGCTATggttcacttttttcatttttgagttaattctgGAGTGTCCACAACATACAAAGCACAGGATGTGGTTAAAACCCAGCTGTGCGCCCATCCCAGCTCAGACATGGCTTTCACCTGCTGCAGGTGCAAGGCTGGAGCGCCAGGCCCCTGCCCTCCAAACCCTCTTCTCACTTTAAAACTAACGAACACACTTCAGTTTCCTGAAAACACGGCCATGCTCCTTGGGGAGGTGCCTGGGGCTGCCTGTGCGACGCCACAGGACCGGCCCTGACCCGTGTCTGCCGTGTGCGCAGGTGGCTTCACCCCGGCCGTGAAGGAGAAAGTGCAGAGCTGCCTCGGCATCTCCAGCCTGGAGGCAGCCGGTTCTGCAAGGTGAGCCCCCTGCCCCGCTCCTGAACCCCAATCCCCGCCCTGACCCCACTGCaggcccccgccccctgccctgaCCCCTCTGcaggcccctgccccctgccctgaccCACCATGGACCCGTCCCCCACCCTGACCCCCTGCAGCGAGGACGCCGGCTCCTTCCCCGGCAGTAACATCCTCGCCCTCGTCACTCAAGTCAGCCTCCACCTGCGCAGCTCCGTGGATGGCCTGCTGGACGGGAACAGGTGAGCCTGGCCCACGAGGCCGCGGCCACCGGGGGGAGGCCTCTGTTAGCAGCCCGCGGCACCTTGCGCTCTGCCCCAGGTACGTGGCAGGCTGGTTTGGCCCCTACCACCGCAGGCGCAAGGTCGTCCACCCGGTCATGGTCCTGCACATCCAGCCCGAGGCGCTCAGGTAAGTGGGCTGAGGGGGGCCCGGGTGGGGTGAGGCCCCGTCCTGCGGGCGAGGCACGTTTATGTTGCGCTGAGAGACAAAGCACAGCTGGCCGGTCGGGGTCATGGTTTCGGGTGTTAAATGTGACCAACTCGCCCACCTGTTCTTCCCGACAACTGCAAGAGACACGTGCAGCCACCCCGGGTTGCGGACggtaaactgaggcacacaaCTCGGTGTGCTCCCTCCCCGTGGCTCATGGCCGCTGTTGCCACAGCCTCCTGGCCAGGTGGGATGCTGTGGCACAGGAGCTGGAGGTGGCCCTGCAGCGCGCCTTCTACCCCGACGCCGTGGACGAGTGGCTGGAGGAGAACGTGCGCCCGGGCCTGCGGCGGCTGCAGCAGCTGCTCTTGGACCTGGGTGAGGCGGCCACAGCTTCCGGCACCCTCCCTGCCGGCCCtgagccagccccaggcccctgaAGGGGTCACGGGCTGTGGCCAGGAGGCCCCCCacacactgaaggaaaggacaccaAGGGCGCGTAGAAACTTTATTCTTCTGAAATTAAAGAGGAGTCCCGCTGACCCACGTTTGGAAACTGGCTGTCCTGTCGCCCCAGCTCGCCCGCCTTCGTGTGCCTGGCACTGAGCTAGGGGTTCAGAGATGCTCTGTCCCAATGCCAGCCAAATGGCACTGGGCACCGGGGGCCCTGCCCTGTGCGAGAGCATCTCACGGAGCCCCTGGGGATGGATGTTCTAGAAACTGCTGCAAGTGAACATCAAAATAACGGTTTACAAAAACGAGCTCTGGGGGCTGGCTGCAGCGGGCAAGGGGCAGGGCTGTCCCAGCATGAACCTCAGCCCAGGCCCAGGTGCTCAAAGGCCCCCCACGCTTCCCAAAGCCCCTGCTGCCTCGCCCATAGCCCGGGAGCAGGGGCAGCGTGCCGAGGCGGGTGTCTGCCCGCCCCCAGGTCTGGAGCCCCGTGGCATCCACGCGGGGAGCAAGTGCCTGCCCAAGGTTGCAGGGGCAGCAGGCCGCAAGGGAGGGTGAGCCTGGGAACCAGCTGGGCAGCCGCAGCACGCTCCAGGCCTCGCCGCTCAGAGACCAGGCTGCCCCACGGTCCAGGAGCAGCTGGACACGCCTTACACCTGCAGAGGGCTGGGAAGACGGCTGCTCCCCTCCAGCTCTGCCTGGCGGGCTGGAGCAGAAGGGCCAGAAACACCGACGTGTGCACGCAGGGAGAAGGCACATGCGTCCTGTGCTGGCCGGAAGCCAGGCCCTGGGTCCCACACTCCACTTTCCTTCCCAGGCggccttgggcaggctgcagtgcTGCTGGCTGGGGCCTTGATTCCGGGGCTGTCCACCCTCAGGGCAGCAGGGGCTCAGTCGCTCCTGCCCTCAGCTTCCAGGGAGGTGGCACCTGCCTGCGGCTCTGTGCGGAGGCGCCCAGCCCCTCCTGCGTGGAGGCAGCAGCCAGCACCCCCACAAGTGAAAGCCCAGGCAGCGGGGGACCAGCCCGGGAAGGCTGGAGGGAGAGCGACCCCGCCGGACGCAAGGCCTGGCCAGCTCTGGGGCGAGGTCTCAGCTGCGGGGCCCGGGCTCCTCGGCGTCGCTGTCGCTGCTTGGAGACAGGTCTGCGGGGTTCTCCAGGTGGTGCAGCTCCAGGAAGCTGGCGATGAGCTTGGCGACAGCTTCCACGTCACTGCGGCGAGGCCACAGGTCACCCGGCGCAGGCGATGACACCCCCGCAGCCCTGGCCTTCCCCAGCAGTCCCTGGGGCCCTGTCCCAGGCCCCACCTGCCCCCTACTCAGCTAACCCCCCGCCTGCACCCTTCCTGCCAGCACCTCCGTGTCCTACAACCCCCTCTCCTGCACCCACCACCCTGTGCCAGATCCCAGGACCGCCGTGGACTGCGCCGAGCGCAACGGGGCCTGGCCACAGCCGCTCAGAGCAGATGCTCCCCCACAGGAGCGACTCTGGCCcccgccgggccccgccccctACCTGCGCTGGCCCATCACTGCGCtctgggtgagggggtgggagaagcCAGTGGCAAACCGCAGCACGACCACGTAGCCCTTTCCAAAGTACCgcaccttctcctcctccacgTTCACGTCGCGGATGTCGTTGAGCAGGACCACCACTGCAGGAGAGGTGCGAGTGGCCGCACTGCCCCAGAACCACCCACCCGCACGTGCCGACAGCTGCCTGTGGCCGCCGCTCCCAGGGCATAACACTGCCTTCGTACCTAGCGCCAGAGGACGGGCCACCTTGAGAGCTGCCCATCCCGCTGCCcgccctggggctgggggctcacTGAGCGGCCCTTGCCCTCGCCCACCCAGCGCTGCAGCCTCGTTCCTGCCCTAGGGGGTGGGGTTTGGGAGCTGGTGCACGTACGGCCGCCAGGCGCCCCCACTGGAAGCCCACCCCAGGCTCTGGGCGCAGGGCGCCACGCGCTGGCGCAAGGCCACTGACGGGCACAGGCTGCAGGGGTGGCGGCATCGTGTGGCCTCCTCCCGCAAGGGTGCGGGTTCCAGGCGTGGGGAAGCCCCCCCAGCTCCTCGCTGCAGACCCCGGAGCTGGTGCGGGGCAGGGCCAGTCGAGGAGGCGCACGTGTGGAAGGTGCAGGCAGGCCGGCTGTGGCCCAGCGCCCCGACAACAGCAGGTGGGCAGTGCCGTCGTAGCAGGCAAGTGCAGAAACAGACACGCCAGGTGCCCGAGCGAGGTGCGTGGAGCAGGGGAGACCCTACCCCCCGTCCCCACAGCCACCGCGAGGGGCACAGCGTGTCCGTGAAGATGCCGGCGTCCCAGAGGCCTTCTGGGCAGGGGTGCCGCCAGGCCCTTCCCACTCCGGGAAGGACACTGTGCCAATGGTGGGTCTGGAAACACTGTCCATTTCCCACTCCGGGAAGGACACTGTGCCAATGGTGGGTCTGGAAACACTGTCCATCCCAGCCCTGCTGACCGCACACAAACATGCCCAGTGCCAGCGACTGGCCCGTGGCAGGGGACTGCCAGGCGGCGCGGCGACCAGCCCACGGCGATGGCCTCTCCACCTGCCTCGCGCAGCGTGGGCGGGCCTTGCgcaccccacacccctcacctTGGTCGTGGCCCGCTCTGCAAAGTGTCAGCAGCTTCCTGTACAAGCTGAACGTTTTC
This genomic stretch from Dasypus novemcinctus isolate mDasNov1 chromosome 21, mDasNov1.1.hap2, whole genome shotgun sequence harbors:
- the HEXD gene encoding hexosaminidase D isoform X4 translates to MSDSSPFKMRLVHLDLKGAPPKVSYLSEVFPLFHALGAHALLIEYEDMFPYEGPLKLLRSEHAYSPSEIQEILHLAKLNQLEVVPLVQTFGHMEVYYLGEGEASRRWLQQGRGSTAGLCLSHLRAVASCVRAQHPALRLLLWDDMLRDMPEDSLAASGVPPLVEPVLWDYSADLDVHGKVLLMEKYRKCGFPWLWAASAFKGATGAHQALTPVDHHLRNHLRWLQVARSGPADALQGIILTGWQRRSWGSNPGLPYGKREHNCWSHSRFPVHQFPEHWYDHFAVLCELLPVGLPSLAVCLQSLVHGGFTPAVKEKVQSCLGISSLEAAGSASEDAGSFPGSNILALVTQVSLHLRSSVDGLLDGNRYVAGWFGPYHRRRKVVHPVMVLHIQPEALSLLARWDAVAQELEVALQRAFYPDAVDEWLEENVRPGLRRLQQLLLDLGEAATASGTLPAGPEPAPGP
- the HEXD gene encoding hexosaminidase D isoform X3, with product MSDSSPFKMRLVHLDLKGAPPKVSYLSEVFPLFHALGAHALLIEYEDMFPYEGPLKLLRSEHAYSPSEIQEILHLAKLNQLEVVPLVQTFGHMEFVLKHQAFAHLREVAPFPSTLSPHEAESLALVGAMVSQVLQLHPGARWLHIGCDEVYYLGEGEASRRWLQQGRGSTAGLCLSHLRAVASCVRAQHPALRLLLWDDMLRDMPEDSLAASGVPPLVEPVLWDYSADLDVHGKVLLMEKYRKCGFPWLWAASAFKGATGAHQALTPVDHHLRNHLRWLQVARSGPADALQGIILTGWQRYDHFAVLCELLPVGLPSLAVCLQSLVHGGFTPAVKEKVQSCLGISSLEAAGSASEDAGSFPGSNILALVTQVSLHLRSSVDGLLDGNRYVAGWFGPYHRRRKVVHPVMVLHIQPEALSLLARWDAVAQELEVALQRAFYPDAVDEWLEENVRPGLRRLQQLLLDLGEAATASGTLPAGPEPAPGP
- the HEXD gene encoding hexosaminidase D isoform X2, producing MSDSSPFKMRLVHLDLKGAPPKVSYLSEVFPLFHALGAHALLIEYEDMFPYEGPLKLLRSEHAYSPSEIQEILHLAKLNQLEVVPLVQTFGHMEFVLKHQAFAHLREVAPFPSTLSPHEAESLALVGAMVSQVLQLHPGARWLHIGCDEVYYLGEGEASRRWLQQGRGSTAGLCLSHLRAVASCVRAQHPALRLLLWDDMLRDMPEDSLAASGVPPLVEPVLWDYSADLDVHGKVLLMEKYRKCGFPWLWAASAFKGATGAHQALTPVDHHLRNHLRWLQVARSGPADALQGIILTGWQSGAATPDSRAAHQPPLRGRYDHFAVLCELLPVGLPSLAVCLQSLVHGGFTPAVKEKVQSCLGISSLEAAGSASEDAGSFPGSNILALVTQVSLHLRSSVDGLLDGNRYVAGWFGPYHRRRKVVHPVMVLHIQPEALSLLARWDAVAQELEVALQRAFYPDAVDEWLEENVRPGLRRLQQLLLDLGEAATASGTLPAGPEPAPGP
- the HEXD gene encoding hexosaminidase D isoform X1 — encoded protein: MSDSSPFKMRLVHLDLKGAPPKVSYLSEVFPLFHALGAHALLIEYEDMFPYEGPLKLLRSEHAYSPSEIQEILHLAKLNQLEVVPLVQTFGHMEFVLKHQAFAHLREVAPFPSTLSPHEAESLALVGAMVSQVLQLHPGARWLHIGCDEVYYLGEGEASRRWLQQGRGSTAGLCLSHLRAVASCVRAQHPALRLLLWDDMLRDMPEDSLAASGVPPLVEPVLWDYSADLDVHGKVLLMEKYRKCGFPWLWAASAFKGATGAHQALTPVDHHLRNHLRWLQVARSGPADALQGIILTGWQRRSWGSNPGLPYGKREHNCWSHSRFPVHQFPEHWYDHFAVLCELLPVGLPSLAVCLQSLVHGGFTPAVKEKVQSCLGISSLEAAGSASEDAGSFPGSNILALVTQVSLHLRSSVDGLLDGNRYVAGWFGPYHRRRKVVHPVMVLHIQPEALSLLARWDAVAQELEVALQRAFYPDAVDEWLEENVRPGLRRLQQLLLDLGEAATASGTLPAGPEPAPGP
- the CYBC1 gene encoding cytochrome b-245 chaperone 1, which produces MYMQVEVRTGSRLHLRRAPGIRSWSLLVGILTVGLAAAYYSGDSLGWKLFYVTGCLFVAVQNLEDWEEAIFNKNTGKVVLKTFSLYRKLLTLCRAGHDQVVVLLNDIRDVNVEEEKVRYFGKGYVVVLRFATGFSHPLTQSAVMGQRSDVEAVAKLIASFLELHHLENPADLSPSSDSDAEEPGPRS